One stretch of Microvirga lotononidis DNA includes these proteins:
- a CDS encoding DUF1289 domain-containing protein translates to MTRVSSPCVRVCMLDPETGLCEGCGRTRDEIAGWYRMSEVDRQRIMAELPERMRQAFAIESPFAPKAGKAG, encoded by the coding sequence ATGACCCGCGTTTCCAGCCCCTGTGTCCGTGTCTGCATGCTCGACCCCGAAACGGGGCTCTGCGAAGGCTGCGGCCGCACGCGGGATGAGATCGCCGGCTGGTACCGCATGAGCGAGGTGGACCGCCAGCGGATCATGGCCGAGCTGCCGGAACGGATGCGCCAGGCCTTCGCCATCGAATCCCCCTTCGCGCCGAAAGCCGGCAAGGCGGGGTGA
- the cobS gene encoding adenosylcobinamide-GDP ribazoletransferase, whose product MTGGWRAVAADLAHCVRFYSRLPVPALPFERDAHALPSFPRLVRVIPLGGLVIGVLPAALLGLALSLDLGPWLAAMIAVAALVMTTGALHEDGLADVADSFGGSTREKRLEIMRDSRIGSFGAAALYLALALRIGALATLASRLDGSAVMATILIVASLSRTAGLIPLVFLPPARRDGLARSVGQPARETFWLAAGIAGGIAVVLGAVSGLPPFGIALMVVFSGLAGAALSGFAARHLGGQTGDVIGAAQQVAEIAALIGLLTAIHP is encoded by the coding sequence ATGACCGGCGGATGGCGGGCGGTTGCGGCGGACCTCGCCCATTGCGTGCGCTTCTATTCCCGGCTGCCGGTGCCCGCTCTACCCTTCGAGCGGGACGCCCACGCCCTACCGAGCTTTCCGCGCCTGGTGCGGGTGATCCCGCTCGGGGGGCTCGTCATCGGCGTCCTGCCGGCGGCGCTGCTCGGCCTGGCCCTCTCCCTCGATCTCGGTCCCTGGCTCGCCGCCATGATCGCGGTAGCCGCCCTGGTGATGACGACCGGCGCCCTGCACGAGGATGGTCTCGCCGATGTCGCGGACAGCTTCGGCGGCTCGACCCGCGAGAAGCGCCTGGAGATCATGCGCGACAGCCGGATCGGCTCCTTCGGCGCGGCGGCTCTCTATCTGGCCCTCGCGCTCAGGATCGGGGCGCTCGCCACCCTGGCCTCGCGCCTCGACGGAAGCGCCGTCATGGCGACCATCCTCATCGTCGCGTCCCTGTCCCGCACGGCCGGGCTGATTCCCCTCGTCTTCCTCCCGCCGGCGCGCCGGGACGGCCTTGCCCGGTCGGTCGGACAGCCGGCGCGGGAGACGTTCTGGCTGGCGGCGGGAATCGCCGGGGGAATCGCCGTCGTTCTCGGAGCCGTTTCGGGCCTGCCCCCGTTCGGCATCGCCCTGATGGTCGTGTTCTCGGGCCTCGCAGGCGCGGCGCTCAGCGGCTTCGCGGCGCGGCATCTGGGAGGCCAGACGGGGGATGTCATCGGCGCCGCCCAGCAGGTGGCGGAGATCGCTGCGTTGATCGGCCTCTTGACCGCAATCCACCCGTGA
- the cobT gene encoding nicotinate-nucleotide--dimethylbenzimidazole phosphoribosyltransferase yields the protein MSDAMSSPFDDIRRLITTMPGPDEAAVEAVQARDRQLTKPAGSLGRLERIAEWLAAWQAKPTPTVDRPLVCVFAASHGVTAKGVSAFPSEVNRQMLENFAAGGAAINQICAAYGLGFKVFDLAIDMPTGDITEADAMDEKSCVATMAFGMEAIAGGTDLLAIGEMGIGNTTIAAAIYTALYGGSAEHWVGRGTGVDDEGLKRKVAAVEAAIAHHNASLKDPLEVLRRLGGREIAAMAGAILAARLQRIPVILDGYVATSAAAVLHAIHPSTIDHCIAGHLSAEGAHQDVLTRIGKVPLLVLGMRLGEGSGAALAAGLVKAAAAVHRDMATFGQAGVSERLS from the coding sequence ATGTCTGATGCCATGTCCTCACCTTTCGACGATATCCGCCGCCTGATCACGACCATGCCCGGTCCGGACGAGGCCGCCGTCGAGGCCGTGCAGGCGCGTGACCGTCAGCTCACGAAGCCCGCCGGAAGCCTCGGCCGCCTGGAGCGGATCGCCGAATGGCTCGCCGCCTGGCAGGCGAAGCCCACGCCGACGGTGGACCGTCCCCTCGTCTGCGTCTTCGCGGCAAGCCATGGCGTGACCGCCAAGGGCGTCTCGGCCTTTCCCTCCGAGGTGAACCGCCAGATGCTGGAGAACTTCGCCGCCGGCGGGGCGGCCATCAACCAGATCTGCGCCGCCTATGGCCTGGGCTTCAAGGTCTTCGACCTCGCCATCGACATGCCGACCGGCGACATCACCGAGGCCGACGCCATGGACGAGAAGTCATGCGTCGCCACCATGGCGTTCGGCATGGAGGCGATCGCCGGCGGGACCGATCTGCTCGCCATCGGCGAGATGGGCATCGGCAACACCACGATCGCGGCCGCCATCTACACGGCCCTTTACGGCGGATCGGCCGAGCATTGGGTCGGACGCGGGACGGGAGTCGACGACGAGGGGCTCAAGCGCAAGGTCGCGGCGGTCGAAGCGGCCATCGCCCATCACAACGCCAGCCTGAAGGATCCGCTCGAAGTGCTGCGCCGCCTCGGCGGGCGCGAGATCGCCGCCATGGCGGGCGCCATTCTCGCGGCGCGCCTGCAGCGCATCCCGGTGATCCTCGACGGCTATGTGGCCACCTCCGCGGCGGCCGTCCTTCACGCCATCCATCCCTCGACCATCGACCATTGCATCGCCGGCCACCTGAGCGCCGAGGGGGCGCACCAGGACGTGCTGACCCGCATCGGCAAGGTGCCCCTCCTGGTCCTGGGGATGCGGCTCGGCGAAGGATCGGGCGCGGCGCTGGCCGCGGGCCTCGTGAAGGCGGCGGCGGCGGTGCATCGCGATATGGCCACCTTCGGGCAGGCGGGAGTTTCCGAGCGCCTGTCGTGA
- a CDS encoding thermonuclease family protein, whose product MRFRRRRSRSSGITSLIVALALAGGAGLAMKPNGRSLEGRAQVTDGDTIRIGETRIRLKGIDAPEIRQSCSRSGRSYACGETSRRALIDLVSGETVRCRATGRDRYQRVLARCTVNGRDIGARMVEDGWAVSYGRDYDPEETRARKRSVGLWEGDFERPQDWRRRNS is encoded by the coding sequence GTGAGGTTCAGGCGTCGCCGCTCCCGGTCGAGCGGCATCACGTCCCTGATCGTCGCGCTGGCGCTCGCGGGCGGGGCCGGGCTTGCGATGAAGCCGAACGGGCGCTCCCTCGAGGGCCGCGCCCAGGTGACCGACGGGGACACGATCCGCATCGGCGAGACGCGCATTCGCCTCAAGGGCATCGACGCGCCCGAGATCAGGCAGTCCTGCTCCCGCTCGGGCCGTTCCTATGCCTGCGGCGAGACCTCCCGCCGGGCGCTGATCGATCTCGTGTCCGGCGAGACGGTGCGCTGTCGCGCCACCGGCCGCGACCGCTATCAGCGCGTTCTCGCCCGCTGCACCGTGAACGGCCGGGACATCGGCGCCCGCATGGTCGAGGACGGCTGGGCCGTCTCCTACGGGCGCGATTACGATCCCGAGGAGACGCGCGCCCGCAAGCGCTCGGTCGGGCTCTGGGAGGGCGATTTCGAGCGCCCGCAGGACTGGCGCAGGCGCAACTCGTGA
- a CDS encoding uracil-DNA glycosylase family protein, producing MGMNPSPNFDDLAAQLRACRICRDAPRFGAALPHEPRPIIQGSATARLCIASQAPGTRAHASGIPFDDRSGTRLRDWLGLDKTTFYDASKVAIVPMGSCFPGHDAKGGDLGPRRECAEAWRRPLFQALPNLDLVLLIGQYAQAWHMGDDFRDGLTETVRRWRSILDNPQKPRILPLPHPSWRNNGWLKTNSWFEAELLPVLRSEIRTMFELEDKEL from the coding sequence ATGGGGATGAATCCCTCCCCGAATTTCGACGATCTTGCCGCACAACTGAGAGCCTGCCGGATCTGCCGCGACGCGCCGCGCTTCGGCGCGGCCCTGCCGCATGAGCCGCGCCCGATCATCCAGGGCAGCGCGACGGCGCGGCTGTGCATCGCCAGCCAGGCGCCGGGAACCCGCGCCCACGCCAGTGGCATCCCCTTCGACGACCGTTCGGGCACGCGGCTGCGCGACTGGCTCGGCCTCGACAAGACCACCTTCTACGATGCGTCCAAGGTGGCCATCGTGCCCATGGGCTCCTGCTTTCCGGGCCATGATGCCAAGGGTGGCGATCTCGGTCCCCGCCGGGAATGTGCCGAGGCCTGGCGCCGGCCGCTCTTTCAGGCGCTGCCCAATCTCGATCTCGTCCTCCTGATCGGCCAATATGCCCAGGCCTGGCATATGGGAGACGATTTCAGGGACGGGCTGACGGAGACCGTCCGGCGGTGGCGCTCCATCCTCGACAACCCTCAGAAACCCCGCATCCTGCCGCTGCCGCACCCTTCCTGGCGCAACAATGGCTGGCTTAAGACTAATTCCTGGTTCGAAGCCGAGCTTTTGCCGGTTCTCCGCTCCGAGATCCGTACTATGTTCGAGCTTGAGGACAAGGAGCTTTGA
- a CDS encoding enoyl-CoA hydratase-related protein, with translation MSPTTLRCTVDGAVATITLARPEKMNAFNADMHADLRDALDRCGRDDAVRVVVLTGEGRAFSSGQDLTVDLERDEQGRVDLGPALARDYNPLVLRLANYPKPTIAALNGPAVGASMNIALACDIVVAARSAYLQEAFAKIGLIPDAGGTWILPRLVGPKLALALMLSAETIPAEEAQRMGLVYKVFDDASFAVDVAAFAARLAEGPGLAYRLTKQAVGQSLSNDLETQLDLEARFQAEAGSSHDFMEGVAAFREKRAPRFEGR, from the coding sequence ATGAGCCCGACGACCCTGCGCTGCACCGTCGACGGAGCGGTCGCGACGATCACGCTCGCGCGGCCCGAGAAGATGAACGCGTTCAACGCCGACATGCACGCGGACTTGCGTGACGCGCTGGACCGGTGCGGGCGGGACGATGCGGTGCGCGTGGTGGTGCTGACCGGGGAGGGACGGGCATTCTCCTCGGGCCAGGACCTGACGGTCGATCTGGAACGCGACGAACAGGGCCGCGTCGATCTCGGACCGGCGCTCGCCCGCGACTACAACCCGCTGGTGCTCAGGCTCGCCAATTACCCGAAGCCGACCATCGCCGCCCTCAACGGCCCGGCGGTTGGCGCCTCGATGAACATCGCGCTCGCCTGCGACATCGTCGTGGCGGCCCGCTCGGCCTATCTCCAGGAAGCCTTCGCCAAGATCGGGCTGATTCCGGATGCGGGCGGCACCTGGATCCTGCCTCGCCTCGTCGGCCCCAAGCTGGCGCTCGCCCTGATGCTGAGCGCGGAGACGATTCCGGCCGAGGAGGCGCAGAGAATGGGCCTCGTGTACAAAGTGTTCGACGATGCGTCGTTCGCGGTCGACGTGGCGGCTTTCGCCGCAAGGCTTGCCGAGGGGCCGGGGCTCGCGTATCGCCTCACCAAGCAGGCGGTGGGACAGAGCCTGTCCAACGATCTCGAAACCCAGCTCGATCTCGAAGCGAGGTTCCAGGCCGAGGCCGGATCGAGCCACGATTTCATGGAAGGCGTCGCGGCATTCCGCGAGAAGAGAGCTCCCCGTTTCGAGGGACGATAA
- a CDS encoding caspase family protein, with protein MSRLKRAIVFIGLALTAVAAQAAIASAQDRLALVVGQGAYRGRELPTVVNDAGLMAQTLTSAGFEVIQGRDLGAGDLRSLVRDFLDKSQNLEPGSTVMVYLSGYGVQLEGENYLLPVDARIERDVDVPLEGFRLSDLVRSLERGPAQVRVIVADMARDYPLGSAGAPAASGLALMEPPAGFLMAFSSAPNIVAADGKGPYGAYATALAEMIRQPGMPLDEVFARTRLRTHEATNGLQIPWHSANLGNGAFVFFEQAEAAAAPLVREVRRIEDVPAEEAYAIAVERDTIQDYQAFLRRYPDHRLARRVTALLAARREALVWRRTLTSNTREAYWTYLRRYPNGPHAADCQRRLVRLSAPYAPPAGFEEVEYADLPPPLPEVERVEVVEVVTIIRDVPPPRAPVYLLPPPDEDVEFVTIIREPPPPPIMAGVLPIPMAMPVPMRARPPRTFYQPIAPVTPRGPVAIPVAAPPVFGGLMGDERGPRPRRGLRPQEAVVPRQPGLAAPLRPLPVSVEPRGPREGRSSRPGEPPQVSPGRIPARPIPLATIPQERPRPGRSDIGEPTFHSEPPRGVRPVERNADPRTIRPAPMRDAARVREPHLDREEIMPRQARPERPRIDIERERPGRNEAGRPAVVFPQPEVRRPRPDVAVRPPMERERPAAWDRMDRERPSPRPAPRMERPEAPAFQPRPVPRMEAPREERAFREPPRPAMQPPPGRGFERPAQQVRPAPAPSGNRQGGGNPERCRPGRPCAEEVR; from the coding sequence GTGTCTCGTCTGAAACGTGCTATCGTTTTTATCGGCCTTGCGCTGACGGCCGTCGCTGCACAGGCGGCCATTGCTTCGGCTCAGGACCGCCTTGCCCTCGTGGTCGGGCAGGGCGCCTATCGGGGCCGCGAGCTTCCGACCGTCGTCAACGATGCGGGCCTTATGGCCCAAACCCTGACCAGCGCCGGGTTCGAGGTGATCCAAGGGCGCGATCTCGGCGCCGGCGATCTGCGGAGCCTCGTGCGTGACTTCCTCGACAAGAGCCAGAACCTGGAGCCCGGTTCAACCGTGATGGTCTATCTGTCAGGCTATGGGGTCCAGCTCGAAGGCGAGAATTATCTGCTCCCGGTCGATGCCCGGATCGAGCGTGACGTGGACGTGCCGCTGGAAGGCTTCCGGCTGTCCGATCTCGTCCGCTCCCTCGAGCGGGGCCCTGCGCAGGTGCGGGTGATCGTCGCCGATATGGCGCGGGATTACCCGCTCGGGTCCGCAGGCGCTCCGGCGGCCAGTGGCCTTGCCCTGATGGAGCCGCCCGCCGGGTTCCTGATGGCCTTCTCCTCCGCTCCCAACATCGTCGCGGCCGATGGGAAGGGGCCTTACGGGGCCTATGCGACCGCCTTGGCGGAGATGATCCGCCAGCCCGGCATGCCCCTCGACGAGGTGTTCGCCCGCACGCGCCTCAGGACCCACGAGGCCACGAACGGCCTGCAGATTCCCTGGCATTCGGCCAATCTCGGAAACGGCGCCTTCGTCTTCTTCGAGCAGGCGGAGGCGGCGGCCGCGCCGCTGGTGCGCGAGGTGCGCCGGATCGAGGACGTCCCGGCCGAAGAGGCTTATGCCATCGCGGTGGAGCGCGATACGATCCAGGACTACCAGGCTTTTCTACGCCGCTATCCGGACCATCGCCTCGCCCGCCGCGTGACGGCGCTGCTGGCCGCCCGCCGCGAGGCCCTCGTCTGGCGCCGCACGCTCACCAGCAACACCCGCGAGGCCTATTGGACCTATCTCCGCCGCTATCCGAACGGCCCTCACGCGGCGGATTGCCAGCGCCGTCTGGTGCGCCTGTCCGCCCCCTATGCGCCGCCGGCCGGCTTCGAGGAGGTTGAATATGCGGACCTGCCGCCGCCGCTGCCCGAGGTGGAGCGGGTCGAAGTCGTCGAGGTCGTGACCATCATCCGCGACGTGCCGCCACCGCGCGCGCCGGTCTATCTCCTGCCGCCGCCCGACGAGGATGTGGAGTTCGTGACGATCATCCGCGAGCCGCCGCCGCCGCCGATCATGGCCGGCGTGCTGCCGATCCCGATGGCCATGCCGGTCCCGATGCGCGCCCGTCCGCCGCGCACGTTCTACCAGCCCATCGCACCGGTCACGCCACGCGGCCCGGTCGCCATCCCGGTGGCCGCTCCGCCGGTCTTCGGCGGCCTCATGGGCGACGAGCGCGGCCCCCGTCCGCGCCGCGGACTGCGCCCTCAGGAGGCGGTGGTCCCGCGCCAGCCCGGACTGGCCGCGCCGCTTCGGCCGCTGCCGGTTTCGGTCGAGCCGAGAGGTCCGCGCGAGGGCAGGAGCTCTCGCCCCGGTGAGCCGCCGCAGGTGAGCCCCGGACGCATTCCCGCGCGCCCGATCCCGCTGGCGACCATCCCTCAGGAGCGGCCTCGTCCGGGCCGCTCGGATATCGGAGAGCCGACCTTCCATTCGGAGCCGCCGCGCGGCGTTCGGCCCGTCGAGCGCAATGCCGATCCCCGGACGATCCGTCCGGCCCCAATGCGCGATGCGGCCCGCGTGAGAGAGCCGCATCTCGACAGGGAGGAGATCATGCCGCGGCAGGCCCGCCCGGAGAGACCGCGGATCGACATAGAGCGGGAGCGGCCCGGCCGGAACGAGGCCGGGCGCCCGGCGGTCGTGTTCCCGCAACCGGAGGTGCGCCGTCCGCGCCCGGACGTCGCCGTTCGCCCGCCGATGGAGCGTGAGCGGCCAGCCGCCTGGGACAGAATGGATCGCGAGCGTCCTTCGCCGCGTCCCGCTCCCCGGATGGAACGTCCGGAGGCACCCGCTTTCCAGCCCAGGCCCGTTCCGCGCATGGAGGCTCCCCGCGAGGAGCGCGCCTTCCGCGAACCGCCGCGCCCGGCGATGCAGCCGCCCCCCGGGCGTGGCTTCGAGAGGCCGGCGCAGCAGGTTCGCCCCGCGCCCGCACCATCCGGCAACCGCCAGGGCGGAGGCAATCCCGAGCGCTGCCGGCCCGGACGGCCCTGCGCCGAAGAGGTGCGCTGA
- a CDS encoding NAD(P)-dependent oxidoreductase: MRSWVSFPRRRKIRKNQVHICARCARTGETFREQTMAKVAFLGLGVMGYPMARHLKAKGHEVTVYNRTAAKAEKWVSENGGRAAATPREAAEGQEIVFACVGNDDDLRQVTLGPDGAFQSMGKGSIFVDHTTASAEVARELHAAAAEKGFAFIDAPVSGGQAGAENGVLTVMCGGDADAYAKAEPAIMSFARASRLMGEAGAGQLTKMINQICIAGVVQGLAEGIHFGKKAGLDIEAVLDVISKGAAGSWQMENRGKTMNQGKFDFGFAVDWMRKDLSIVLDEARKNGASLPVTALVDQFYADVQKMGGRRWDTSSLIARLDK; this comes from the coding sequence ATGAGATCGTGGGTGTCATTCCCGCGGCGTCGAAAGATCCGGAAAAATCAGGTCCACATTTGCGCACGATGCGCTAGAACCGGCGAGACATTCAGGGAGCAGACGATGGCGAAGGTTGCATTCCTCGGGCTCGGCGTGATGGGCTACCCCATGGCACGTCACCTCAAGGCGAAGGGTCATGAGGTGACGGTCTATAACCGCACGGCAGCCAAGGCCGAGAAATGGGTGTCCGAGAACGGCGGCCGTGCGGCCGCGACGCCGCGCGAGGCGGCCGAGGGTCAGGAGATCGTCTTCGCCTGCGTCGGCAACGACGACGACCTGCGTCAGGTGACGCTCGGCCCCGACGGCGCGTTCCAAAGCATGGGCAAAGGCAGCATCTTCGTCGACCACACCACCGCCTCGGCGGAAGTGGCCCGCGAGCTTCATGCAGCCGCCGCGGAAAAGGGCTTCGCCTTCATCGATGCTCCCGTGTCGGGCGGTCAGGCAGGTGCGGAGAACGGTGTCCTCACGGTCATGTGCGGCGGCGACGCGGATGCCTACGCAAAAGCCGAACCTGCGATCATGAGCTTTGCGCGCGCCTCCCGCCTGATGGGCGAAGCCGGCGCCGGTCAGCTCACCAAGATGATCAACCAGATCTGCATCGCCGGCGTCGTGCAGGGCCTCGCCGAGGGCATCCATTTCGGCAAGAAGGCCGGCCTCGACATCGAGGCGGTGCTCGACGTGATCTCCAAGGGCGCCGCCGGCTCCTGGCAGATGGAGAATCGCGGCAAGACCATGAACCAGGGCAAGTTCGATTTCGGCTTCGCCGTCGATTGGATGCGCAAGGACCTGTCCATCGTTCTGGACGAGGCCCGCAAGAACGGCGCCAGCCTGCCGGTCACGGCCCTGGTCGATCAGTTCTACGCCGACGTGCAGAAGATGGGCGGCCGGCGCTGGGACACGTCGAGCCTGATCGCGCGGCTCGACAAGTAA
- a CDS encoding transporter substrate-binding domain-containing protein, producing the protein MFTRRLALLASVLIGLGSAPVLAQDAAPAQKPTIRIAIEGAYPPFNFIDANNELQGFEVELLKSLCDVMKVQCELVQHEWDGIIKGLLTREYDAIMSSLEITERRQKRIAFSDPYYRIPAVFIGPKATAPGPVTPAAMAGKKIGTIERTDHETYLKTFYKDSQVVLFAKAEEANLDLLVGRIDAVFADELLLSKFLKSREGACCHILGDAPAEPAYKRESYGIGLRKEDESLRRQFNRAIAQVKADGTYDRIRTEYFPFDIK; encoded by the coding sequence ATGTTCACGCGAAGGCTGGCCCTCCTGGCATCGGTCCTGATCGGCCTGGGATCGGCGCCGGTCCTCGCGCAGGATGCGGCGCCCGCGCAGAAGCCGACGATCCGCATCGCCATCGAGGGCGCTTACCCGCCCTTCAATTTCATCGACGCCAACAACGAGCTGCAGGGTTTCGAGGTCGAACTCCTGAAAAGCCTCTGCGATGTGATGAAGGTCCAATGCGAACTCGTTCAGCATGAATGGGACGGCATCATCAAAGGCCTCCTGACCCGCGAATACGATGCGATCATGTCGTCCCTGGAGATCACGGAACGGCGCCAGAAGCGGATCGCGTTCTCGGACCCGTACTACCGCATCCCGGCGGTGTTCATCGGACCCAAGGCGACCGCGCCCGGTCCCGTCACGCCTGCGGCGATGGCCGGCAAGAAGATCGGCACCATCGAGCGCACCGATCACGAGACCTATCTCAAAACCTTCTACAAGGATTCCCAGGTCGTCCTCTTCGCCAAGGCGGAGGAGGCCAATCTCGATCTTCTCGTCGGGCGCATCGATGCGGTCTTCGCCGATGAACTGCTCCTTTCCAAATTCCTGAAGAGCCGCGAGGGAGCCTGCTGCCACATCCTCGGCGATGCGCCCGCGGAGCCCGCCTACAAGCGCGAATCCTATGGCATCGGCCTGCGCAAGGAGGACGAGAGCCTCCGTCGGCAGTTCAACCGCGCCATCGCGCAGGTGAAGGCGGACGGGACCTATGACCGGATCCGCACCGAATATTTCCCCTTCGACATCAAATAG
- the moaA gene encoding GTP 3',8-cyclase MoaA: MGAFQAHLENDDTARSLLDPFGRAITYLRVSVTDRCDFRCVYCMSEDMAFLPKRDLLTLEELDRICTAFVDRGVRKLRITGGEPLVRRDIMILFGSLSRHLDSGALDELTVTTNGSQLARHAKDLAACGVKRINVSIDTLDADKFRRITRWGDLTKVLQGLDAAQNAGLKVKINAVALKGVNEDEIVHLLEWTHGRGMDLTLIEVMPLGEIDGQRVDQFLPLSLVRARLAERYTLEDLADRTGGPARYVRVKETGGRLGFITPMTHNFCESCNRVRLTCTGQLFMCLGQEDAADLRGPVRASTSDDLLERAIVDAIARKPKGHDFIIDRRHARPALSRHMSVTGG, translated from the coding sequence ATGGGAGCCTTTCAGGCCCATCTCGAGAATGACGATACCGCCCGGTCCCTTCTGGACCCGTTTGGCCGGGCGATCACCTACCTCCGGGTATCGGTGACGGATCGCTGCGATTTCCGCTGCGTCTACTGCATGTCCGAGGACATGGCTTTCCTGCCCAAGCGCGACCTTCTCACCTTGGAAGAGCTCGACCGCATCTGCACGGCCTTCGTCGACCGGGGAGTGCGAAAACTGCGCATCACCGGCGGCGAGCCTCTGGTGCGGCGGGACATCATGATCCTGTTCGGCTCCCTGTCGCGCCATCTGGATTCAGGCGCGCTGGACGAGCTCACCGTCACCACCAACGGCTCGCAACTCGCCCGCCATGCCAAGGATCTCGCCGCCTGCGGGGTGAAGCGGATCAACGTGTCGATCGATACCCTCGATGCCGACAAGTTCCGGCGCATCACCCGCTGGGGCGACCTGACGAAGGTGCTGCAAGGTCTCGACGCCGCGCAGAACGCCGGCCTCAAGGTCAAGATCAACGCGGTGGCGCTGAAGGGCGTGAACGAGGACGAGATCGTGCACCTGCTCGAATGGACGCATGGCCGCGGCATGGACCTGACGCTCATCGAGGTAATGCCGCTCGGCGAGATCGACGGGCAGCGCGTCGATCAGTTCCTGCCGCTGTCCCTCGTCCGCGCGCGCCTTGCCGAGCGATACACGCTGGAGGATCTCGCCGACCGCACGGGAGGCCCCGCGCGCTACGTGCGGGTGAAGGAAACCGGCGGACGGCTCGGCTTCATCACGCCGATGACCCACAATTTCTGCGAGAGCTGCAACCGGGTGCGGCTGACCTGCACGGGCCAGCTCTTCATGTGCCTCGGCCAGGAAGATGCCGCCGATCTGCGAGGCCCGGTGCGCGCCTCGACGTCCGACGATCTGCTCGAGCGCGCCATCGTCGATGCCATCGCCCGCAAGCCGAAGGGGCACGACTTCATCATCGACCGGCGCCACGCTCGCCCGGCGCTGAGCCGACACATGAGCGTCACAGGCGGTTAG
- a CDS encoding gamma-butyrobetaine hydroxylase-like domain-containing protein, producing MTSERWPTELRLAKDKRSLRIVFDDGAAFDLPAEYLRVTSPSAEVQGHSPAERKTVPGKREVQIIGVEPVGNYAVKLVFDDMHDTGIYGWDYLYRLGAERGEKWQAYLDELAAKGLSRVRAR from the coding sequence ATGACATCTGAACGCTGGCCGACGGAACTCCGCCTCGCCAAGGACAAGCGCAGCCTTCGCATCGTCTTCGACGACGGCGCGGCCTTCGACCTGCCGGCCGAGTACCTGAGGGTGACGAGCCCTTCCGCCGAGGTGCAGGGGCACAGCCCCGCCGAGCGCAAGACGGTGCCTGGCAAACGGGAGGTGCAGATCATCGGCGTGGAGCCGGTCGGCAACTACGCCGTCAAGCTCGTCTTCGACGACATGCACGACACCGGGATCTACGGCTGGGATTATCTCTACCGGCTCGGAGCCGAACGGGGGGAGAAGTGGCAGGCTTATCTCGATGAACTGGCCGCGAAGGGGTTGTCGCGGGTTCGAGCTCGCTGA
- a CDS encoding L,D-transpeptidase, with amino-acid sequence MGRTRAALTGLACAFVALATPAAAFTAIDPLTRQPLYSAEDALKAQAAPVAREVVSFDGRYAPGTIVVSTSERRLWFVLGNGQAIQYGVGVGRPGFTWSGSHSVTMKREWPDWRPPAAMLKRRPDLPRYMKGGPDNPLGARALYIGSTIYRIHGSNEPETIGEAVSSGCIRMTNEDVTDLYNRAKVGAKVVVLR; translated from the coding sequence ATGGGACGCACTCGCGCTGCCTTGACCGGGCTCGCCTGCGCTTTCGTCGCCCTCGCGACGCCGGCTGCGGCATTTACGGCAATCGACCCTCTGACCCGCCAGCCGCTCTACAGCGCTGAAGATGCCCTGAAGGCCCAGGCCGCGCCGGTCGCGCGCGAGGTCGTCTCATTCGACGGCCGCTACGCCCCCGGCACCATCGTCGTGTCGACGAGCGAACGCCGTCTGTGGTTCGTGCTCGGCAACGGACAGGCCATCCAGTACGGCGTCGGCGTCGGACGTCCGGGCTTCACCTGGTCGGGCTCCCATTCCGTCACCATGAAGCGCGAATGGCCGGATTGGCGCCCGCCGGCAGCCATGCTCAAGCGCCGTCCCGACCTGCCCCGCTACATGAAGGGCGGGCCCGACAACCCGCTCGGCGCCCGCGCCCTCTATATCGGCAGCACGATCTACCGCATTCACGGCTCGAACGAGCCGGAAACCATCGGCGAGGCCGTGTCCTCGGGCTGCATTCGCATGACCAACGAGGACGTCACCGACCTCTACAACCGCGCCAAGGTCGGCGCGAAGGTCGTGGTTCTTCGCTAA